The Anastrepha ludens isolate Willacy chromosome 2, idAnaLude1.1, whole genome shotgun sequence genome contains a region encoding:
- the LOC128854968 gene encoding UDP-glucuronosyltransferase 2A1-like has product MDLIALLSSLVICLANTQAENILMITMGGTKSHKIPFMALANGLISRGHHITFLSGFKPDVQYNGLEEVTPRPFVNYIQNYMDWDLVGARYEGKSPIPVWRALRYPAEACNSLLSDSATIDTLLSKKFDLAILDGAFPECTLGLVHRLAVPFMYINTVGLYTGSLAMAGNPNVYAITPHVLTALTQSMDFFQRFQNAVTHILAELLHKYCVSQVHAVLQTHLGRHVPHPYTMARNVSLILQNGHASITYPRPFYPHVAEIACIHCRPAGMLPRELEDFMSSARTGVIYYSMGSSVRTAKMPDEFHKTMVSVFAELSEYHVLWKWKGNASQLVGLTPNVRLSAWLPQQDILGHRRLKAFITHGGLLSMYEAIYHAVPMVMLPVFCDHDVNVAKATADGYAVHVPLDAHLTKAKMQQAILKVIHNGKYRRAIRAKRALFLDQPAPPLETAIFWTEYTLRHKGATHLLAPDRNLGFVAYHSLDVISACFVGILLLLLLLHAGLKYLRRMLLRDKAKRD; this is encoded by the exons ATGGATTTAATAGCGTTGCTCTCATCGCTGGTGATTTGCCTTGCCAACACTCAGGCGGAGAATATTTTAATGATTACCATGGGCGGCACTAAGTCACACAAGATTCCATTTATGGCACTAGCAAATGGACTTATATCCAG AGGTCATCACATCACTTTCCTAAGCGGCTTTAAACCTGATGTGCAGTACAATGGCCTCGAGGAAGTTACACCAAGACCATTTGTTAATTACATACAAAACTATATGGATTGGGATTTGGTTGGTGCGCGTTACGAGGGAAAATCGCCGATACCTGTATGGCGAGCGCTGCGCTATCCCGCAGAG GCCTGCAACAGCTTGCTCAGCGACAGCGCCACAATCGACACCCTGCTGtcgaaaaaatttgatttggcCATTCTTGACGGCGCATTTCCAGAGTGTACGCTCGGTTTGGTCCATCGGCTAGCTGTGCCATTTATGTACATCAACACAGTTGGTCTGTACACAGGCAGCTTAGCCATGGCTGGTAATCCGAATGTGTACGCAATAACTCCACATGTCCTTACGGCACTGACACAATCGATGGATTTCTTTCAACGTTTTCAGAATGCCGTTACGCATATATTGGCTGAGCTTTTGCACAAG TATTGCGTGTCTCAGGTGCACGCCGTATTGCAGACCCACTTAGGACGGCATGTGCCTCATCCCTACACCATGGCACGCAACGTTTCACTTATACTCCAAAACGGTCATGCTTCAATCACCTATCCACGTCCATTCTATCCACATGTCGCAGAGATCGCCTGCATCCATTGCCGGCCAGCCGGCATGCTACCACGCGAGCTGGAAGACTTTATGTCATCAGCACGAACGGGTGTCATCTACTACTCTATGGGCTCATCCGTGCGCACTGCAAAAATGCCCGACGAATTTCACAAAACCATGGTCAGTGTGTTTGCCGAATTGTCAGAATATCATGTGCTATGGAAGTGGAAAGGTAATGCCTCACAATTGGTTGGCCTGACACCGAATGTGCGACTGAGTGCTTGGCTGCCGCAGCAAGACATACTCGGCCATCGACGACTGAAGGCATTCATCACACACGGCGGTCTGCTGAGCATGTACGAAGCTATATATCATGCGGTGCCAATGGTAATGCTGCCGGTATTTTGCGATCATGACGTGAATGTAGCAAAAGCGACCGCCGACGGCTATGCTGTGCATGTGCCACTCGATGCGCATTTGACCAAGGCAAAGATGCAGCAGGCAATACTCAAAGTCATACACAATGGCAAATACAGAAGAGCAATCAG aGCCAAGCGCGCACTGTTCCTGGATCAGCCAGCCCCGCCACTGGAGACAGCGATTTTTTGGACTGAATATACTTTGCGTCACAAAGGCGCAACTCATTTGCTAGCACCTGATCGCAATCTGGG CTTCGTCGCCTACCACTCACTGGATGTGATCAGCGCTTGCTTTGTTGGTAttctgctactgctgctgctgctgcatgcTGGGCTAAAATACCTGCGGCGAATGCTACTTAGGGACAAAGCTAAGAGGGATTGA